GCCCTCGAACACCTGCGCGGCTCCCCGCGCCAGGCTCGTGAGCCCCGATGCCACGGCGGCGAGCTGGTCGGCTCGGTCCTTGGGCAAGCCGCGCGAAGCCGCCAACAGCAGCCCGTCCGCGGACACGACCACGGCGTGGGCGGCACCGGGAACCCGGTGCACAAAGTCGGTGATGAGCCAAGCGAAGCTGCCTTGCTGTCCGGAGTTGCCCTTTTTCGGCGCACCCGGATGCGCTGAACCCGCGCGTGTCAACTTCTACTCCTTCGCCCCGTTGTGACGGGTGTCGTTGCCCGTCTCGTCGAACTGCTCACTCTGGGCCGACGTCTCCTTGAGCGCGTGGCGTCCGCTCTGGTAGCCACGCTGGAAGCTCTTCATGCGGTTGCGCGCCGCCTCGGCCGACCTGGCGACGGCACTGCGTCCCGGCTTCCCGGCCGTGGTGTCGGCGAACGCGTTCCCCTGGCTCGGGGAAATCGAACCCGGCACCAAGTATGCGTTGGGCACCCGCTTGGGAAGACCGGCAGGAGTGATCTCCGCGTGCTTCTCCTCCAGCAGCGCGTGGGCGGCTTCCCAACCGCTGTCGGAAGCGCTGTGCCAGCCCAGGTCCTTCGAGCTGCTCTGGGTCGCCTTCTCGGCGTCGCCGTTCACAGCGGCGCCCGCCGTCTCGCCGCTGTCGGAGTCGGAAACCGAACCGGGCTCGGCGCCCCACGCCTCACCGTCGGTGTCGACGTCGTCGTCGAACGGTTCCTCCTCGCTGAACCACCGCGACAGCACTGACTGGTAGATCGGCAGTCTCCTGGTGGGTACATCGTCCTCCAGTGCGCTCCCGTCGCCTCCGGCCGACGGAGCGTGGGACTCCGAACCCTCCCTCGGCACGTAGCGCGTTTCCTCGTTGGGCGACGCCTCCGCGTACGCCTCGGTGACAGGGCCGTCGTCGTCACCGTCCGGCGACTCGACCGGCCACTGCGGTTCTTCTGACTCGGCGGCCGGAACCGGCTGCGAGATCTCGGTGGGGGGTTCCGGTGTCGGCTCCGCCGGGGCCGGACTCATGAACGGTCCCGCCGCCTTGCCGGTGCCTCCGACGAGGTCGTCGAGGCTGATGGGCTGAGCCAGCGGGCGCAGACCGTTCTCCCCGTGCGGGACCGACGACGAGGGTTCCTCCTGCGGCTCCGGGGTCGAAGCCGCCCGCTCCTGCACGGACGGAGTCGGCGGGGGCGGTGGCGTGGAGGGCCGATCGGCATCCGACGACGGCTTGCGCGGCGCGGGAAGCGGCGGCACGGCGGACGTCGGGGTCGAAGCGTCCACACGCGACGGCAGGGACGTCTCGGCCCCGGTCTCCCGCGAAGCGACGGAAGACTTGGGCAGGGACGTCACCGTGGAGGGAGCCTCGGTGAGCAGGTCGCTGGGCACGACCACGCGGGCGATCACGCCACCGTCGATGTCCTCGTTCTCGCGCAACCGGACCTCGATGCCGTGGCGCTTCGCCAGTCGCGCCACCACGTACAGACCCATGCGCCGGGTCACCGACACGTCCAGGTCCGGCGGGTCGGCGAGGCGCTCGTTGGCCTCGGCGAGCTGCTGTTCGGACATACCGACACCACGGTCGGTGATCTGGATGGCGAGCGACGAACGTCGGGTGACCACGGCCCGAACACTGATCTTCGTGTCCGGTTCGGAGAAATAGGTCGCGTTGTCCAGCAGCTCCGCGAGCAGGTGCACGAGGTCGTGCACCGCCCGGCCCTGCACGGAGATCTCGGGAATGGTGCCGAGTTCCACACGGGCGTACTGCTCGATCTCCGAGACGGCGGCGCCGATGACGTCGGCGGCCGGCACCGGCTTGGACATCGTCTTGGTGAGTCCCGCGCCCGAGAGCACCAGCAGGCTCTCGCCGTTACGGCGCAACCGGGTCGCGAGGTGGTCGAGCTCGAACAGGCTCGCGAGCTGGTCCGGGTCCTGCTCGTCGGCCTCCAGCCGGTCGATGACCCCGAGCTGGCGTTCCACGAGCCGCTGGCTGCGACGCGAGAGGTTCACGAAGATGCCGTTGACGTTCTCGCGCAACAGCGCCTGTTCGGCCGCCAGCCGGATGGCTCGCTCGTGGACGACGTCGAACGACCGGGCGACTTCGCCGATCTCCTCACGCGTGTGCACGGGGACGGGCGTGACGGCGTCACGGGACGCCTCCATGGGGTTGGGGTCGGCGAGAATGCGCCGCACCGTCTCCGGCAGTCGGACGTAGGCGACTTCCAACGCGCTCGACCGCAGCGTGCGCAGCGGGCGGGTCAACGCCCTGGCGACCACCAGCGTCAGCGCCACGGTGGCGACCAGGGTGAGAGTCATGAGACCGAAGAAGAGCCACGCGGCCCGGCTGGCCTGGCTCGCCAGGGTCTCGGCGTGTGCGCGCAACTCGGCGAGGAGCTCGGTCTCGACCTCGCGCATCATGTCCACCGTGTCGCTGCCGTCGCTATAGAGCTGCCGCGAACTGATGTTCAGGCCGCCCTCCGAGTCGATGGAGGCGTAGGCGGTGGCGATGATCCGCGCGCGGTTGTCGACCGCGGCACCCGACACGGTGTCGGCGAAGTTCTGTTGCTCGTCGAGGGTGGCGTTGGCGTTGAAGTTGCCGATCGCGGCCTCGGCGCTCGCCTGGGACGCCATCGAGCGCGAAAGCAGGTCGGCGACGAAGGCGTGGTTACCCGCGGCGATCTGCAGGGTCGCGTTCTCTCGGGCGGTGTGTTCCTTCGCCTCGGTGACGGCCTGCGCCGTGGTGCCTCGACGCAGCAGCTCGCGGTCGGTCACGGACAGGTTCACCGTCCGGCCGAGGTTGACGAGCGGGTCGAGGATCGAGTTGTAGATGCTGAAGACGGTCAGCTCCGGGATGTTCGTGCTGTTGATCTTGGCACGAAGCGGATCGAGAGCGTCGAGTCGTTGAACGGCACGTTCGTAGACGCGCCGCAGTCCCTCGTCACCGAGGTCGCTCTCCGCGAGCAGTTCCCGCAGGCGCGCCACCTCGGCGTTCACCTTCGCCGTCTGGTCGCTGACGGTCTGGGTGTCGACCCAGTCGGACGACATGTCGATGGCCTGCAGCGTCCGCTCTCGCTGGAGCTCGTGAACAACGGTCGTGACCTGCTGTGCCACTTCCACCTGCGTGACGGTGTCGCCGTACTCCGAGGCGTCACTCAGCTCCGAAACCGCACGGAGGCTGCCGAAGGCCAACGCGGTCAGCAGCGGAATGATCAGTACGACGGCGAGCTTGTAACGCAGCGGCCAGTTGCTCAGTCTCCATCGGGACGTCGCGACCTCGGAACCCGCAGATTCGCCCGTATTCTGGCGCGCCGGGTTCTCCTGTCCCTCCTGGTTCTGGGTGCCGCCCTGGTCGGATCCCAGCCCATCCCCATCCGCGGTCTCAGTCTTGGGCACCGCTTTACCACCATCGTTGTCCGAGCCGGATTTCAAAGCCGGCGTCCTGGCCAAGCACTTGCTACTCTCCGCACACGCTTTCGCGACGCCCAGTCACTGTTGTCGTAACCAAGCAGCGGAAGCATGCCGGGAAGCCCCCAGATGGGTCAATCCTCGTTTGGGCTAACAGCGCACCGAAGTGTTCACAGCTTCCGGTCGGTCGACGTGATCGACCTGGGTTCAACCAAACAGTCATCTGCCTGTCACTACTTCGGTGCTCCGTAACCCCCAGTTGAGACACAGAATGTAGCGAAGCCACTCCAGAGACGTAAGCCTCCCGAGATGATCCGCCTTGGACTTCACTGAGCGTTTGCCCTTCAGAGAGCCACATCTGCGTCGCAAGACTAAACCCAGAGTTAATTAGACCACACGATGATC
The window above is part of the Saccharomonospora glauca K62 genome. Proteins encoded here:
- a CDS encoding nitrate- and nitrite sensing domain-containing protein, with protein sequence MPKTETADGDGLGSDQGGTQNQEGQENPARQNTGESAGSEVATSRWRLSNWPLRYKLAVVLIIPLLTALAFGSLRAVSELSDASEYGDTVTQVEVAQQVTTVVHELQRERTLQAIDMSSDWVDTQTVSDQTAKVNAEVARLRELLAESDLGDEGLRRVYERAVQRLDALDPLRAKINSTNIPELTVFSIYNSILDPLVNLGRTVNLSVTDRELLRRGTTAQAVTEAKEHTARENATLQIAAGNHAFVADLLSRSMASQASAEAAIGNFNANATLDEQQNFADTVSGAAVDNRARIIATAYASIDSEGGLNISSRQLYSDGSDTVDMMREVETELLAELRAHAETLASQASRAAWLFFGLMTLTLVATVALTLVVARALTRPLRTLRSSALEVAYVRLPETVRRILADPNPMEASRDAVTPVPVHTREEIGEVARSFDVVHERAIRLAAEQALLRENVNGIFVNLSRRSQRLVERQLGVIDRLEADEQDPDQLASLFELDHLATRLRRNGESLLVLSGAGLTKTMSKPVPAADVIGAAVSEIEQYARVELGTIPEISVQGRAVHDLVHLLAELLDNATYFSEPDTKISVRAVVTRRSSLAIQITDRGVGMSEQQLAEANERLADPPDLDVSVTRRMGLYVVARLAKRHGIEVRLRENEDIDGGVIARVVVPSDLLTEAPSTVTSLPKSSVASRETGAETSLPSRVDASTPTSAVPPLPAPRKPSSDADRPSTPPPPPTPSVQERAASTPEPQEEPSSSVPHGENGLRPLAQPISLDDLVGGTGKAAGPFMSPAPAEPTPEPPTEISQPVPAAESEEPQWPVESPDGDDDGPVTEAYAEASPNEETRYVPREGSESHAPSAGGDGSALEDDVPTRRLPIYQSVLSRWFSEEEPFDDDVDTDGEAWGAEPGSVSDSDSGETAGAAVNGDAEKATQSSSKDLGWHSASDSGWEAAHALLEEKHAEITPAGLPKRVPNAYLVPGSISPSQGNAFADTTAGKPGRSAVARSAEAARNRMKSFQRGYQSGRHALKETSAQSEQFDETGNDTRHNGAKE
- a CDS encoding roadblock/LC7 domain-containing protein, which produces MTRAGSAHPGAPKKGNSGQQGSFAWLITDFVHRVPGAAHAVVVSADGLLLAASRGLPKDRADQLAAVASGLTSLARGAAQVFEGGPVAQTVVEMANGFLFLMSVSDGSCLAVLGAPDSDIGLVVYEMTLLVDRVGQQMTPELRAQLQGSRR